A window of Gossypium raimondii isolate GPD5lz chromosome 7, ASM2569854v1, whole genome shotgun sequence genomic DNA:
GTGTCCCACGTATATCTCATGTTAATATACAAagatcaatttttaacagtagaaatgaaataaatttctagTAGAAGAATCGATTTGCTTTTTGACCTAATGTACATGGACTAGTTTATCCATTTTTTTAAGTAGAGAGCAAAATTCAATTTGACTTTTAATAGAGGGAGCCAAATGATACTTTTACCTGggatattaaattaataaggaTGTAAATGATGAGGTGGTGATCTGGCAGATAAAAACGTTGTTACCCCAATCTCAATTCACAAGGGAATATTTCGCCGCCTTCACCACTGTATTTTTTGCTTGGCTCATTGGACCTTCTGAGGTAAGCCTATTAACTTAAACTATATTCCTTTGCTATActaatttttatccttttcaaTGTATGCATATAAGGATATAACAAGAaagcatgcatatatatatatcattatgaaCTTCGTGAAAGAAATCTAACATTCTTATGGAATCAATGCCACAAGGTTCGGGAATCGGAGCTCAACGGAAGAAGGGAAAAGAATGTAGTGTATGTGAAAAAGTGCAGGTAATTATACCAAACCTCTCAATTATGTACAATAATTAGCACTATGGTCTAATCCAAGATGGAGACCCACCTCACCAACTTAAAGAAACTCTCATACGGTAGATAACCTGTTCCAATGATTGTGTGGTGGACTCCCGTTTTTGTCCATTGCTATCCTGAAGGTCATAGTCGTCATCATCATCCTCGTCggaaatatcaaaatcatcgtTAAACTTTGCATCACCCTTAGATCATCTTGGTAATCCTCTAATATCTGCTTTCTTTGTAGGTTCCTAGAGCAAAGCAACTGTGTAGGAATGTGCATCAACCTATGCAAGATGCCATCTCAAGCCTTTATTAAGGATTCCCTAGGAATGCCACTCAACATGGTTCCAAGTAAGTATACCGTCATTCAGAACCTGTATTTTCATCATTCACATCAATGTTGACGTCGatgattaaatgaaataaaacccaatttcctattaaagggaaaaaatgcAAGTATTGAAcaggaaaaagggaaaagaataaTAATTCCAAAGAGTAACAGTGGCTGCACTAGAATGTGGAGGTCATGCTCATTATGTCAAAGAAGGACCCGCATGCTTAAGCACTTAGGGTGCAAAGCTGCAAGTGGACCCATCCAACCTCAACCGAGTGTACTAGCATGTAAAATAACACAAAATGCAATGCATTATGCATATATGAAATCATGATATTAATTCTTATATTCAATCTAGGCCGTAAAACTTGGGCATAACAATCTTATGATTAATTCCATGTATCAACTCGTTAGGAAAGAGGCTCAGTTCTTCTGGTTCCCATGAAGCCAATCATTATTCTACAACCAATTCCGTATAGAATCACAATGTGATTAGAAATTGtatcattaaaaatatcaaagttgAATTTTCTTCACACTTCCACGTACCTATCATTCATGAGAAGCAGAAGATCATTACTATTTACACTCCATTTTAGTTGAGAAGTGGCCATGATAAAGATGAATGAAGCCAATCCATCAGAACAGTTAACAGAAACAGTAATCCACTTTAACTGCAGATTTTGATGATATGAGCTGCGAGATGATTTTCGGTCAGGATCCTCCAACACCAAATGATGATCCGGCGCTCAAGCAGCCTTGCTACAAAttatgtaataatttatttaaactgcCCTTTCTGTACAacttcatctttttatttttactcatGATCCTCAGTTTATCATTCTGGTGCATAGTAGAATCTCATATTAGGTCCTCCATCTTGTCCAACTCAATGCTGTTCCTGGCACAAATGAGCTTCCATGAGTGCCTAATATGACAGTGGAAATTGTATTTCTGACCAAAACTATCcttttcaaaatatcatatgCAGGTAGGGCAAACCAAAAGCACACAGTGAAGAGCTCAGGCTAATGCAGAGAGGTATAGAGGGATGCtttcattagggttttcattgatgataacAGATAACCTGAAAATCTTCACTATTGTTCAATACAAAGATTTGTAAAATACTGAAAGTTTTCTTGTTGGAATTTAGAAACATTTCATCCTACACTATAATTTCTTCAGTGCAACCAGTAAAAgccttttcttttcaagaaactCAAGACAAACATAGTTCCTAGGAAATTATATGTTGAGGATTTTGGTGAGCtcttttcacattttaaatagAGTAACagtaaaatactaaattaatgtCGTGTTTCATAATTCAAACATGAGAATGCAATAAGAGCATTGAACTTGCACATAAACACAAACAACCATACAAAAATAAGTCTAATAGAAAAGGAGCATGTTGCATTTTGGGCagtaaaataaacaatacaaagGCACTGAAAGGGTGTTAAAAAAATGCAGAACTTGGCACAGATCTAATCTTCGATTAAGGTGTGTTAACCAACCTCAAAATATATTCTCTGGTAGAAAGTTGAAACTTAAGTCATAGATAATACTAGTCATATGGCTTGacagtacaaaaaaaaaaaaaacaagtaatTTTAGCATTCCAAACTAAGATTTAGCTTACATGCAGATATTATGGCTAAACAAGCAAAGCTTGTAAACAAGATAAATAAGGATAGATATCATAAATGATAGGGACTATTGGTATTACACAAATTGGGAACTCTTTAATCTAAATTATCATTTCTTACTGAAGAGAATTTCATCTTAGAAAATTTATTGCTTAGTGTTTTAAGAAAAGGATTTAGAAGACTATGAACTTTGCAGAAAGAATTTGTTTCACATGCTCAAACAACAATGCCTATTTTAATCCTCCATTAAATCTCAAATCTGCAAGGGAACTCAACCATCCCAGGGATGATAGAAATTATCAATGAATTGCTTCTTTATCACTACACTACTTCTGCTATTAGATCTCTGACAAGTATCATATCACCCTTCAATGTGTAGAAACAGCTTACTTAGCATCTCCCTCACGAACACACTTTTTTGAATGCTCAAAGAATACACTCACCAAGTTGCACATATTAAACTAGAGCACCCCCTCTCTCCAACCCACAAAAAAAGGGGTTCTTGTTAACAGATTAtaaaatggatgatttttttattcttaaaactGTAACAACACTTAGCAAATTCTATAAGCAGAGAAATGGATACACTAGAGGTTTCTTTGAGCTTTTGATGAGGAGTTTGACCATGATGATGTACTTCTACCATTTAATTAACGCTAATGGAAAAGCCAACTATCTTTCCTATTAGGAGAAGTGTTTTTGACTGAAAAATCATTGTAGGCTTTGGGGTCAGCAAGAGTGGACCAGTTGTGTCTCCCACCTTAGGTGCTGCCAAGTGAGCAATCTAAGATTCTGCTTTCCTTTATTTCTGTCTCAATGAGAAAGTGACTGGTAGACCCACCATCCCCTTGAAATTCAGCCGAAAGTTAATTCCCTTCATAATAATGTTTTGAAGTTAATCGGCATTCAAATATGAGACAACAGGAACAAGTGGGTGGACAAAACATATTGGAGACTAGAAAGAAATTTGTGTCACTCTAAGATGACAACGTTTGGATTTCAATAGCACAGAATGTGAACAAGGACTAATATTGGTATCATCAAAATGCCAACCGGGCCTAAGGTATTCAAAAATAGCTAAAAAAACACGGTTTTAAATCTTGGTTGTTGAAGAATGTAGTTACAGGCTGAAATTCCTAAGACTCTGTCATCTAGCTCTCTTGCTAAGTTATTTTAACACTTTAAGAATTCTACTAGATgacctatatatatttttattcccTTCTATATTCACAATTCACAAATATAGGGCATAATGTCCCCAAAGCCTCCATATTAAGCAATATGTTACCTAACACATGCTGTCACTTCATGAAACCAAAATCAAATAGTTAATACAAGTACAGACAAACTGATG
This region includes:
- the LOC105766563 gene encoding LOW QUALITY PROTEIN: beta-carotene isomerase D27, chloroplastic (The sequence of the model RefSeq protein was modified relative to this genomic sequence to represent the inferred CDS: inserted 1 base in 1 codon); the encoded protein is MEAKVVLQSRTPTGTSSRGVNKQRCSPVRAVLARPAESIVGSGTKERLRLKLKPADSKREVAQDSSSFHNDNWFDLWAINYLSQSLQAATGVKSMLSGYESLVETTAMMSKKFNTKTQQELVMQVLDTAIPKLILNMIKTLLPQSQFTREYFAAFTTVFFAWLIGPSEVRESELNGRREKNVVYVKKCRFLEQSNCVGMCINLCKMPSQAFIKDSLGMPLNMVPNFDDMSCEMIFGQDPPTPNDDPALKQPCYKLCNNLFKLPFXVQLHLFIFTHDPQFIILVHSRISY